Proteins from one Ictidomys tridecemlineatus isolate mIctTri1 chromosome 14, mIctTri1.hap1, whole genome shotgun sequence genomic window:
- the LOC144370525 gene encoding obscurin-like — translation MVPGGAGPAPPPLCDRPLRPRRCAGSGPRGPAHFMWPGPPRLSAGICEAAVAVREAREAAAEAQAAAHGSGRSRPGPRPAARLQHVRPPGAAVAAAPLAARRSLLAALFFFSLSSSLLYSVYVAPGKVTSTDYNTATDATETSSYFSAQGYLSSREQEGTESDEGQLPQVVEELRDLQVAPGTRLAKFHLKVKGPDEPEEKSASDVCEQLVPPRILERFTPKKVKRGSSITFSVKVEGCQAPTIHWLKEEAERGVLWIGPNTPGYTMASSAQQHSLVLLDVGRQHQGTYTCIATKAAGQALCSASLHVSGMPKEEEQEKMKEALISTFLQGTTQAISAQMSESAGLTDLAGQRKGEALVAEEAHSHLSLTEVGTEEFLQKLTSQITEMVSAKITQAKLQVPGGDSDEESKTPSTSPRQNGRGPPPASRSHPQSQRMGTPKERSLISMWPRPTTYPWGPSRMPSHCGKASMWRSWTQPTHCTGLCTPSPPSPAPPGKAVCHQPTWTRGSSCLLSGGPVRPPNSPRPCPRMSTRPG, via the exons ATGGTGCCGGGCGGCGCTGGTcccgcccctccgcccctgtGCGACCGCCCGCTCCGCCCCCGTCGCTGCGCTGGCTCCGGGCCGCGCGGCCCCGCCCACTTCATGTGGCCCGGCCCGCCGCGGCTGTCGGCTGGGATCTGCGAGGCGGCGGTGGCGGTCCGCGAGGCTCGGGAGGCGGCGGCCGAGGCCCAGGCGGCGGCGCACGGGAGCGGCAGGAGCAGGCCCGGCCCTCGACCGGCCGCCCGGCTGCAGCATGTGCGCCCGCcgggggctgctgtggctgccgcGCCGCTCGCCGCTCGCCGCTCGCTGCTCGCCGCGCTGTTCTTCTTCTCGCTCTCGTCCTCGCTGCTCTACTCCGTCTACGTGGCGCCCGGCAAAG TGACCAGCACAGACTACAACACTGCCACAGACGCCACGGAGACCTCATCCTACTTCAGTGCCCAGGGATACCTGTCTAG CCGGGAGCAAGAGGGAACCGAATCAGATGAGGGGCAGCTGCCCCAGGTGGTGGAGGAGCTGAGGGACCTCCAGGTGGCCCCTGGTACACGCCTGGCCAAATTTCATCTCAAAGTGAAAG GTCCTGATGAACCAGAAGAGAAGTCAGCATCAG ATGTGTGTGAGCAATTGGTGCCACCCCGCATCCTAGAGAGGTTCACCCCCAAGAAAGTGAAGAGGGGCTCCAGCATCACATTCTCGGTGAAGGTGGAAG GATGCCAGGCCCCCACCATACACTGGCTCAAGGAGGAGGCCGAGAGAGGCGTGCTGTGGATTGGCCCAAACACCCCAGGCTACACTATGGCCAGCTCTGCTCAGCAGCACAGCCTGGTCCTGCTAGATGTGGGCCGGCAACACCAGGGCACCTACACGTGCATTGCCACCAAGGCCGCTGGCCAGGCCCTCTGCTCTGCCAGCCTGCATGTCTCAGGCA TGcccaaggaggaggagcaggagaagatgAAGGAGGCTCTCATTTCTACCTTCCTACAGGG gACCACCCAAGCCATCTCAGCACAGATGTCAGAGTCTGCTGGTCTCACCGACCTTGCTGGGCAGAGGAAAG GGGAGGCCCTGGTGGCTGAGGAGGCCCATAGCCACCTGTCCCTCACTGAGGTGGGTACAGAGGAATTCCTACAGAAACTCACCTCCCAGATCACTGAGATGGTGTCGGCCAAGATCACACAGG CCAAGCTGCAGGTGCCTGGAGGTGACAGTGATGAGGAGTCCAAGACTCCGTCCACCTCCCCCCGGCAAAACGGTCGCGGCCCTCCTCCAGCGTCCAGGAGTCATCCTCAGAGTCAGAGGATGGGGACTCCCAAGGAGAG ATCTTTGATATCTATGTGGCCACGGCCAACTACCTACCCCTGGGGGCCGAGCAGGATGCCATCACACTGCGGGAAGGCCAGTATGTGGAGGTCTTGGACTCAGCCTACCCACTGCACTGGCTTGTGCACACCAAGCCCACCAAGTCCAGCCCCTCCAGGCAAGGCTGTGTGTCACCAGCCTACCTGGACAAGAGGCTCAAG CTGTCTCCTGAGTGGGGGCCCAGTGAGGCCCCCGAATTCCCCGAGGCCATGTCCGAGGATGAGTACAAGACCAGGCTGA